One segment of Curtobacterium poinsettiae DNA contains the following:
- a CDS encoding aldehyde dehydrogenase family protein: MTIAPPAADDLVVTDPVNGSIASTVRRSTEDDVRNAVARARAAAGAWARTAPAERGALLHAAADHLRAHAQELADLNTRETGKVPGDALGGVEAGIGTLVQYAELGPVHRGEALRGQFGAADWSVPHPRGVVLALTPWNDPVAVACGILGAAIVTGNTVVHKGSERCPATFARLNALLAEVLPDGVLVGVDGDATTGELLLAQEGIDVYAHVGSTATGDRLSEVAATTRAHVVRENGGNDPVIVDADVDPEWAAAQVALGAFANTGQICTSVERVYVHQDVAEPFVAALVAEAERRTAAPAAEFGPLVDDRLRGLVQHHVDDAIARGAAVRTGGVTPGGLGSFYPATVLADCSDDMLVLTEETFGPIAPVRVVSDFAEGLRLAAADRYGLAATVLTNDTAHALRAAAELPVGTVKVNAVFGGAPGGSAQPRGASGAGFGYGPHLLDEMTTTTVVHLEAAPPRRTVEPSTEAAGSTAATGSTGAAAAATGPAAAAGATAGSADTVGGTR, encoded by the coding sequence ATGACGATCGCACCCCCCGCCGCCGACGACCTCGTGGTGACCGACCCCGTCAACGGATCGATCGCGTCCACCGTGCGCCGCTCGACCGAGGACGACGTCCGCAACGCCGTCGCCCGCGCCCGTGCCGCTGCCGGTGCCTGGGCCCGGACCGCGCCGGCCGAACGCGGTGCACTGCTGCACGCCGCGGCCGACCACCTCCGTGCCCACGCACAGGAGCTGGCCGACCTGAACACCCGCGAGACCGGCAAGGTGCCCGGCGACGCGCTCGGTGGGGTCGAGGCCGGCATCGGCACGCTCGTGCAGTACGCCGAGCTCGGGCCGGTGCACCGCGGTGAGGCCCTGCGCGGGCAGTTCGGCGCCGCCGACTGGTCGGTGCCGCACCCGCGCGGCGTGGTGCTCGCCCTGACGCCGTGGAACGACCCGGTCGCCGTGGCGTGCGGGATCCTCGGCGCCGCGATCGTCACCGGCAACACCGTCGTGCACAAGGGCAGCGAACGCTGCCCGGCGACCTTCGCCCGACTCAACGCGCTGCTCGCCGAGGTCCTGCCGGACGGCGTGCTCGTCGGCGTCGACGGCGACGCGACCACCGGCGAGCTGCTCCTGGCGCAGGAGGGGATCGACGTCTACGCGCACGTCGGGTCGACCGCGACCGGCGACCGCCTGAGCGAGGTGGCCGCGACCACCCGCGCCCACGTCGTCCGCGAGAACGGCGGCAACGACCCCGTCATCGTCGACGCCGACGTCGACCCGGAGTGGGCCGCCGCGCAGGTCGCCCTCGGCGCCTTCGCGAACACCGGCCAGATCTGCACCAGCGTCGAGCGGGTGTACGTGCACCAGGACGTCGCCGAGCCCTTCGTCGCCGCGCTCGTCGCCGAGGCGGAGCGTCGCACGGCCGCACCCGCCGCCGAGTTCGGGCCGCTCGTGGACGACCGGCTGCGCGGACTCGTGCAGCACCACGTCGACGACGCGATCGCCCGCGGTGCCGCCGTCCGGACCGGCGGCGTCACGCCCGGCGGGCTCGGGTCGTTCTACCCGGCGACCGTCCTGGCCGACTGCTCGGACGACATGCTCGTGCTGACCGAGGAGACCTTCGGCCCGATCGCTCCGGTGCGCGTCGTTTCGGACTTCGCGGAGGGCCTCCGGCTCGCCGCAGCCGACCGCTACGGCCTCGCAGCCACCGTGCTGACGAACGACACCGCACACGCGCTCCGTGCCGCGGCCGAGCTGCCCGTCGGCACGGTCAAGGTGAACGCCGTGTTCGGTGGCGCTCCGGGCGGCAGCGCCCAGCCCCGCGGCGCCTCGGGCGCCGGGTTCGGGTACGGCCCGCACCTGCTCGACGAGATGACGACCACGACCGTGGTGCACCTCGAGGCCGCGCCGCCGCGCCGTACCGTCGAGCCGTCGACGGAAGCCGCCGGCAGCACCGCAG